A window of the Lagopus muta isolate bLagMut1 chromosome 1, bLagMut1 primary, whole genome shotgun sequence genome harbors these coding sequences:
- the PANX2 gene encoding pannexin-2 isoform X3, with protein MHSSDFSLCYTEEPIYCYTPHNFTRDQALYARGYCWTELKDALPGVDASHWPSLFEHKFLPYALLAFAGIMYIPALGWEFLASTRLTSELNFLLQEIDNCYHRAAEGRAPKIEKQIQSKGPGITEREKREIIENAEKEKSPEQNLFEKYLERRGRSNFLAKLYLARHLFIIFLSIIPITYLSTYYATQKQNEFTCALGEPPDKTSSSKLHIRVNCKLPSVQLQRIIAGVDIFLLCFMNLIILINLIHLFIFRKSNFIFDKLNKVGIKTKKQWQKSQFCDINILAMFCNENRDHIKSLNRLDFITNESDLMYDNVVRQLLAALAQSNHDATPTMRDSGIQTIDPSVDPADIDGNEQLIIKRPRKKMKWIPTTNPLPQPFKEQLAIMKVENHKPEKPKPVRRKTATDSLIAPLLESAAKTSQQSAAHKTESNAVPSTGTEKKHTRHFSLDVHPYILSSKKTKPEIPAIPSMPTSKSQEGGFLNQEENVIVHVTSSLKDTPHPAKEMLYSSETCRTVPAAGAFVTCNHNHIATTTATSMTLNPAKAEPAPALNCNPTHPLLHINTLYEDHEEEVSNIIDNGIHSPTDAGEILSIPTPKQIRLATFDEPMAIVSSVEY; from the exons ATGCACAGCAGtgacttttctctctgttaTACAGAGGAGCCAATATACTGTTACACACCACACAACTTCACCCGCGATCAAGCCTTGTATGCCAGAGGATATTGTTGGACAGAATTAAAAGATGCCTTGCCAGGAGTTGATGCCAGCCACTGGCCCTCCTTGTTTGAGCATAAGTTCCTACCTTATGCACTGCTGGCTTTTGCTGGGATAATGTACATtccagctctgggctgggaATTTCTGGCCTCCACCCGACTGACTTCAGAGCTTAATTTTTTGCTTCAGGAGATCGATAATTGCTACCACCGTGCAGCTGAAGGACGGGCACCAAAAATAGAGAAACAGATCCAGTCCAAAGGCCCGGGGatcacagagagagagaaaagagaaatcattgagaatgcagagaaggaaaaaagccctGAACAGAACTTGTTTGAGAAATACCTGGAAAGAAGAGGACGAAGTAACTTCTTAGCTAAGCTTTATCTCGCGAGACATTTGTTCATCATCTTTTTAAGCATCATACCCATTACATACTTGTCCACCTACTATGCtacacagaagcaaaatgaatttaCGTGTGCTCTAGGAGAGCCTCCGGACAAGACAAGCAGCTCCAAATTGCACATCAGAGTGAACTGCAAGCTGCCATCTGTCCAGCTCCAGCGGATTATTGCAGGCGTAGAtatctttctcctctgctttatGAACTTGATCATCCTTATCAACCTAATTCACCTCTTCATATTTCGCAAGTCCAACTTCATATTTGATAAACTGAACAAAGTTGGAATAAAGACCAAGAAACAGTGGCAGAAGTCCCAGTTTTGTGACATCAATATTTTGGCTATGTTCTGCAACGAGAATCGGGACCACATAAAATCACTGAACCGTCTGGATTTTATCACAAACGAAAGTGACCTGATGTATGACAACGTGGTGCGCCAACTGCTGGCGGCGCTGGCCCAGTCCAACCATGATGCCACCCCAACCATGCGTGATTCAGGGATCCAGACCATAGACCCAAGCGTCGACCCAGCAGACATCGATGGCAACGAGCAGCTCATCATTAAGAGACcaaggaaaaagatgaaatggaTCCCAACTACCAACCCACTTCCTCAGCCTTTCAAGGAGCAGTTAGCCATCATGAAGGTCGAAAATCATAAACCTGAAAAGCCTAAGCCTGTGCGGAGAAAAACGGCGACGGACAGCCTTATTGCTCCTTTGTTAGAATCTGCTGCAAAAACCTCACAGCAATCAGCAGCTCATAAAACTGAATCAAACGCCGTCCCGAGCACAggcactgaaaagaaacacacacgGCACTTTTCCTTGGATGTACATCCATATATACTTAGTAGTAAAAAAACCAAGCCAGAGATTCCAGCCATCCCCTCGATGCCTACATCAAAAAGCCAAGAGGGTGGATTTCTAAACCAGGAAGAGAATGTCATAGTACACGTTACCTCCTCTCTCAAAG ACACCCCTCATCCTGCAAAAGAGATGCTGTACTCATCTGAGACATGCAGaactgtgcctgctgctggggcttTTGTCACATGCAACCACAACCATATAGCCACGACCACGGCGACAAGTATGACTTTGAACCCAGCCAAAGCAGAACCAGCCCCTGCGCTGAACTGCAACCCCACTCACCCTCTGCTGCACATCAACACGCTGTATGAGGATCACGAGGAGGAAGTTTCAAACATAATCGACAATGGGATTCACTCCCCGACTGACGCAGGGGAAAttctctccatccccacccctaAGCAGATACGGCTGGCAACGTTTGATGAACCGATGGCAATCGTGAGCTCGGTGGAGTACTGA
- the PANX2 gene encoding pannexin-2 isoform X2 — protein sequence MILLGSLLSMKRDRFLQATEEPIYCYTPHNFTRDQALYARGYCWTELKDALPGVDASHWPSLFEHKFLPYALLAFAGIMYIPALGWEFLASTRLTSELNFLLQEIDNCYHRAAEGRAPKIEKQIQSKGPGITEREKREIIENAEKEKSPEQNLFEKYLERRGRSNFLAKLYLARHLFIIFLSIIPITYLSTYYATQKQNEFTCALGEPPDKTSSSKLHIRVNCKLPSVQLQRIIAGVDIFLLCFMNLIILINLIHLFIFRKSNFIFDKLNKVGIKTKKQWQKSQFCDINILAMFCNENRDHIKSLNRLDFITNESDLMYDNVVRQLLAALAQSNHDATPTMRDSGIQTIDPSVDPADIDGNEQLIIKRPRKKMKWIPTTNPLPQPFKEQLAIMKVENHKPEKPKPVRRKTATDSLIAPLLESAAKTSQQSAAHKTESNAVPSTGTEKKHTRHFSLDVHPYILSSKKTKPEIPAIPSMPTSKSQEGGFLNQEENVIVHVTSSLKDTPHPAKEMLYSSETCRTVPAAGAFVTCNHNHIATTTATSMTLNPAKAEPAPALNCNPTHPLLHINTLYEDHEEEVSNIIDNGIHSPTDAGEILSIPTPKQIRLATFDEPMAIVSSVEY from the exons ATGATCTTGCTTGGCAGCCTCTTGTCAATGAAGAGAGACAGGTTCCTGCAGGCAACAG AGGAGCCAATATACTGTTACACACCACACAACTTCACCCGCGATCAAGCCTTGTATGCCAGAGGATATTGTTGGACAGAATTAAAAGATGCCTTGCCAGGAGTTGATGCCAGCCACTGGCCCTCCTTGTTTGAGCATAAGTTCCTACCTTATGCACTGCTGGCTTTTGCTGGGATAATGTACATtccagctctgggctgggaATTTCTGGCCTCCACCCGACTGACTTCAGAGCTTAATTTTTTGCTTCAGGAGATCGATAATTGCTACCACCGTGCAGCTGAAGGACGGGCACCAAAAATAGAGAAACAGATCCAGTCCAAAGGCCCGGGGatcacagagagagagaaaagagaaatcattgagaatgcagagaaggaaaaaagccctGAACAGAACTTGTTTGAGAAATACCTGGAAAGAAGAGGACGAAGTAACTTCTTAGCTAAGCTTTATCTCGCGAGACATTTGTTCATCATCTTTTTAAGCATCATACCCATTACATACTTGTCCACCTACTATGCtacacagaagcaaaatgaatttaCGTGTGCTCTAGGAGAGCCTCCGGACAAGACAAGCAGCTCCAAATTGCACATCAGAGTGAACTGCAAGCTGCCATCTGTCCAGCTCCAGCGGATTATTGCAGGCGTAGAtatctttctcctctgctttatGAACTTGATCATCCTTATCAACCTAATTCACCTCTTCATATTTCGCAAGTCCAACTTCATATTTGATAAACTGAACAAAGTTGGAATAAAGACCAAGAAACAGTGGCAGAAGTCCCAGTTTTGTGACATCAATATTTTGGCTATGTTCTGCAACGAGAATCGGGACCACATAAAATCACTGAACCGTCTGGATTTTATCACAAACGAAAGTGACCTGATGTATGACAACGTGGTGCGCCAACTGCTGGCGGCGCTGGCCCAGTCCAACCATGATGCCACCCCAACCATGCGTGATTCAGGGATCCAGACCATAGACCCAAGCGTCGACCCAGCAGACATCGATGGCAACGAGCAGCTCATCATTAAGAGACcaaggaaaaagatgaaatggaTCCCAACTACCAACCCACTTCCTCAGCCTTTCAAGGAGCAGTTAGCCATCATGAAGGTCGAAAATCATAAACCTGAAAAGCCTAAGCCTGTGCGGAGAAAAACGGCGACGGACAGCCTTATTGCTCCTTTGTTAGAATCTGCTGCAAAAACCTCACAGCAATCAGCAGCTCATAAAACTGAATCAAACGCCGTCCCGAGCACAggcactgaaaagaaacacacacgGCACTTTTCCTTGGATGTACATCCATATATACTTAGTAGTAAAAAAACCAAGCCAGAGATTCCAGCCATCCCCTCGATGCCTACATCAAAAAGCCAAGAGGGTGGATTTCTAAACCAGGAAGAGAATGTCATAGTACACGTTACCTCCTCTCTCAAAG ACACCCCTCATCCTGCAAAAGAGATGCTGTACTCATCTGAGACATGCAGaactgtgcctgctgctggggcttTTGTCACATGCAACCACAACCATATAGCCACGACCACGGCGACAAGTATGACTTTGAACCCAGCCAAAGCAGAACCAGCCCCTGCGCTGAACTGCAACCCCACTCACCCTCTGCTGCACATCAACACGCTGTATGAGGATCACGAGGAGGAAGTTTCAAACATAATCGACAATGGGATTCACTCCCCGACTGACGCAGGGGAAAttctctccatccccacccctaAGCAGATACGGCTGGCAACGTTTGATGAACCGATGGCAATCGTGAGCTCGGTGGAGTACTGA